From Pseudoalteromonas sp. R3, one genomic window encodes:
- a CDS encoding DNA internalization-related competence protein ComEC/Rec2, whose product MTICHYWLVYAPPVAEKVLEQEVAVVGIVSKVIGTGANPYVTLELASIGHYTVPWYRNVRINASLSGEVPAELQGTILTGMATLKPFRSRKNFSVFDAELFAFRNQVFYKGRVAVTDVMLKKEKSWRDVYRKWVAEALVGLHFEWFYYVLLTGDKSTITQADKAFFKSMGLSHLLAISGLHVAIVFALSFSLCKFGLLIAWSRLSQWRNYQLGYFIFALGLSGGYVWLSGLQVSAQRAWLMALLGACCFLFARQLSTARVLLYALVVILTANPFAALNFGLYFSFLAVVTIFFVLRNVIQHSKRAPKVKLLCYLQCGLFVTLLPLTLFSYHGFSVSSIVVNLLVVPLLTVVIFPLLLLHITAMQFTDWAVLGPFDALLNSVYQWATTFPYHWWPTGTVSIELVILSYLTLLLSTCVMTRAFAWIPLSAAVMLSVLERPPEWQIDVFDVGHGTAVLVTTQDKGILIDLGASYFSRYSLFDNVIKPYLEAHRIKLLHTVISHDDSDHNGGLADLYRYDSGRSLEQFHQGDGKALCSLKTVSMENLTIESLWPAEPMNSDNNNSCVVRISDGTTHLLLPGDIEQVAEHALVALQKEKISADILIAPHHGSNTSSSMAFVSAVAPKWVVFSRGYHSPWRLPHKQVVARYQSISSSMLDTAEEGQIRFKIREGKILPETARNRKSFWFLR is encoded by the coding sequence GTGACGATTTGTCACTATTGGTTGGTTTATGCCCCTCCGGTTGCTGAAAAAGTCTTAGAGCAGGAAGTCGCAGTGGTCGGTATAGTGAGCAAAGTCATTGGTACAGGCGCCAACCCTTATGTCACGCTTGAGCTGGCAAGCATAGGTCACTATACGGTGCCCTGGTACCGTAATGTTCGCATCAATGCATCTCTAAGCGGTGAGGTTCCAGCCGAGCTACAAGGCACAATACTGACAGGCATGGCGACACTCAAACCGTTTCGCAGTCGAAAGAACTTTTCGGTGTTTGACGCCGAGCTTTTTGCTTTTCGTAACCAGGTTTTTTACAAAGGCCGAGTGGCTGTAACTGATGTGATGCTGAAAAAGGAAAAATCCTGGCGCGATGTATATCGAAAATGGGTCGCAGAGGCGCTCGTTGGCTTGCATTTCGAGTGGTTTTATTACGTCTTGCTTACGGGAGATAAAAGTACCATTACGCAAGCTGATAAAGCCTTTTTTAAGTCAATGGGACTAAGCCATTTGCTGGCGATTTCCGGCTTACATGTGGCCATTGTATTTGCACTGAGTTTTAGCCTCTGTAAGTTTGGCTTGCTGATAGCGTGGTCCCGGTTGTCTCAGTGGCGCAACTATCAGTTAGGCTATTTTATTTTCGCGTTGGGATTAAGTGGTGGGTATGTGTGGTTAAGTGGGTTGCAAGTGTCGGCGCAGCGTGCCTGGTTAATGGCTTTGCTGGGGGCATGTTGCTTTTTATTTGCCAGACAGCTGAGCACCGCAAGAGTATTGCTATACGCGTTGGTCGTGATCCTGACTGCAAACCCCTTTGCAGCGCTTAACTTTGGATTATATTTTTCCTTTCTGGCAGTGGTGACTATATTCTTCGTTTTGCGAAATGTGATACAGCATTCAAAACGGGCCCCCAAAGTCAAACTCCTATGTTATTTACAGTGTGGTTTATTTGTCACATTGTTACCTCTCACGCTTTTTTCCTATCACGGATTTAGTGTGAGTAGTATCGTGGTTAACCTGCTGGTTGTTCCGTTACTGACAGTGGTCATTTTCCCATTGTTGTTGTTGCACATAACCGCCATGCAGTTCACAGACTGGGCTGTGTTAGGCCCATTTGATGCACTTTTGAATTCTGTTTATCAGTGGGCAACCACGTTTCCCTACCACTGGTGGCCTACAGGCACTGTGAGTATTGAGCTGGTGATCCTGAGTTATCTGACACTGTTACTCAGCACCTGTGTTATGACCCGGGCTTTTGCCTGGATCCCACTATCAGCTGCGGTGATGCTAAGCGTGCTTGAGCGTCCTCCTGAGTGGCAGATAGATGTTTTTGATGTAGGGCATGGTACAGCGGTATTAGTAACAACTCAGGATAAAGGCATTCTGATAGACTTAGGTGCCAGTTACTTTTCCCGTTATTCGCTGTTTGATAATGTGATTAAGCCTTACCTAGAGGCTCATCGCATTAAGTTACTCCATACAGTGATAAGCCATGATGACAGTGATCATAATGGCGGATTAGCTGATTTATACCGCTACGATAGTGGCCGCTCCCTGGAACAGTTTCACCAAGGGGATGGTAAGGCGCTGTGCAGTTTAAAAACTGTCAGTATGGAGAATCTAACCATAGAGTCGCTCTGGCCGGCAGAGCCGATGAACAGCGACAATAATAACTCATGTGTGGTCAGGATAAGTGATGGCACGACCCATCTGTTATTGCCCGGAGACATAGAGCAAGTTGCTGAACACGCGCTGGTGGCATTACAAAAGGAGAAGATATCAGCCGATATACTGATTGCGCCGCACCACGGCAGTAATACGTCTTCGAGTATGGCGTTTGTCTCTGCCGTTGCTCCGAAATGGGTTGTGTTTTCAAGAGGGTACCACTCGCCATGGCGTTTACCGCACAAACAGGTCGTTGCCCG
- a CDS encoding DUF2062 domain-containing protein: MPKKTIQRFLPDHNKIKQQKSLKIFGSLLHDANLWHLNRRSARGAFSVGLFFAFIPVPFQMVLAAALAIPFRVNLPLSIALVWITNPLTMPPIFYASYQVGAFALGQEEQPFHFEASWSWLVESLSTIGPAFMLGSLICACMAAILGFFVIDFLWRRSVNKAWAERNQQSS, encoded by the coding sequence ATGCCAAAGAAGACGATCCAAAGGTTTCTACCCGATCACAATAAGATCAAACAGCAAAAATCGCTGAAAATATTCGGTAGTTTGTTACATGATGCAAATCTTTGGCATTTAAATCGCCGCTCGGCGCGTGGGGCCTTTTCCGTAGGCCTGTTCTTTGCGTTCATCCCTGTTCCTTTTCAAATGGTTCTTGCAGCCGCCCTGGCCATTCCTTTTCGCGTTAATCTGCCCTTGTCAATTGCGTTGGTGTGGATCACTAACCCACTTACTATGCCTCCCATCTTCTATGCATCATACCAGGTGGGTGCATTCGCATTGGGTCAGGAGGAGCAACCATTTCATTTTGAAGCCAGCTGGAGCTGGCTGGTCGAGAGCCTATCGACTATCGGCCCGGCTTTTATGCTCGGCTCACTGATCTGTGCCTGTATGGCCGCGATTCTGGGCTTTTTCGTAATCGACTTCCTGTGGCGTCGCTCTGTTAATAAAGCCTGGGCTGAACGTAATCAGCAATCCAGCTGA
- a CDS encoding MarC family protein, producing the protein MIDFVATFIFFFAVIDPIGTVPVFIAVTRGYDAAAKRKIALIASLVAACILLFFAVVGEMLLSAMGIPLPAFQIAGGIVLFLFALSMIFGESKPEEEVRLIKDHRETAIFPLAVPSIAGPGAMLACVLMTENARFSLFEQMQTVAMMLFVLLLNLLLMLMASSVHKVIGNAGASVISRVMGLILASVAVTNALAGFVNYFDK; encoded by the coding sequence TTGATAGATTTTGTTGCTACGTTTATCTTCTTTTTTGCTGTCATTGATCCGATAGGCACAGTACCCGTCTTTATTGCGGTTACGCGTGGCTATGACGCAGCGGCGAAACGAAAAATTGCGTTGATCGCCAGTTTAGTCGCGGCCTGCATCTTACTTTTTTTTGCTGTTGTAGGAGAGATGCTGTTAAGCGCTATGGGGATCCCACTACCTGCTTTCCAGATTGCCGGTGGCATTGTGCTGTTTTTATTTGCGCTGTCGATGATCTTTGGTGAAAGTAAGCCGGAAGAAGAAGTGCGGCTGATCAAAGACCATCGCGAAACTGCAATTTTTCCGTTAGCAGTGCCGTCTATTGCAGGCCCTGGGGCTATGCTGGCATGTGTTTTAATGACCGAAAATGCACGTTTTAGTTTGTTTGAGCAGATGCAAACTGTGGCGATGATGCTGTTCGTGTTGTTACTTAACTTGTTGCTCATGCTGATGGCAAGCAGCGTTCATAAGGTCATCGGTAATGCCGGTGCCAGTGTAATAAGTCGTGTGATGGGGCTGATATTGGCATCCGTGGCGGTGACCAATGCACTCGCGGGCTTTGTGAATTACTTCGATAAATAA
- a CDS encoding SDR family oxidoreductase, with amino-acid sequence MDIKNKTVVITGGAQGLGFAMATEMAKMGAKLALIDMQEEQLQTAAAELRTLDVEVKTYVANVSLESDVEQVFSDIVADLGNIAVLVNNAGILRDGLLLKAKDGEVTDKMSLQQFQSVLDVNLTGVFLCGREAATKMVEGQEGGVIINMSSVARAGNMGQTNYSAAKAGVVAMTTSWAKELGRYGIRVGAIAPGVIRTQMTDAMKPEAKERLLKMKPVGRLGEAGEIAHTAKYIIENDFFTGRVVEIDGGIRL; translated from the coding sequence ATGGATATAAAGAACAAAACGGTGGTGATCACCGGTGGTGCGCAGGGCCTGGGCTTTGCGATGGCAACGGAAATGGCCAAAATGGGTGCCAAGCTGGCACTGATAGATATGCAGGAAGAGCAGTTGCAAACGGCAGCCGCTGAGCTCAGAACACTGGATGTTGAAGTAAAAACCTATGTGGCAAATGTGAGCCTGGAGAGCGATGTTGAACAGGTATTCAGCGACATAGTGGCAGACTTGGGTAATATTGCGGTATTGGTCAATAATGCGGGTATTTTACGTGATGGCCTGTTGTTAAAAGCCAAAGATGGTGAAGTGACGGATAAGATGTCACTGCAGCAGTTCCAGTCAGTGCTGGATGTGAACCTGACCGGGGTGTTCCTGTGTGGTCGTGAAGCGGCAACTAAAATGGTTGAAGGTCAGGAAGGTGGCGTGATCATTAACATGTCGAGTGTTGCGCGAGCGGGCAATATGGGCCAGACCAACTACTCGGCGGCCAAAGCTGGTGTTGTCGCAATGACAACCTCCTGGGCGAAAGAACTGGGCCGCTACGGTATTCGTGTTGGTGCAATTGCGCCGGGTGTGATCCGTACACAAATGACTGACGCAATGAAGCCAGAAGCCAAAGAACGCCTGCTGAAGATGAAACCCGTTGGACGTCTGGGTGAAGCTGGCGAGATTGCGCATACGGCAAAGTATATTATCGAGAACGATTTCTTCACCGGTCGTGTAGTAGAAATTGACGGCGGGATCAGACTCTGA
- the mmsB gene encoding 3-hydroxyisobutyrate dehydrogenase has translation MAKIGFIGLGNMGGPMAANLVKAGHQVTVFDLSAEALKQLEAHGAVAANNVSDVCAGADFVISMLPASKHVRMIYTGEDGLINYLEKSTLVIDCSTIDAESAQFVGNALADAGIAFVDAPVSGGVAGAAAGTLTFIVGGSDADFNKAQTVLNDMGKNIFHAGAVGAGQVAKICNNMLLSILMAGTSEALQMGVDHGLDPKVLSEIMLNSSGRNWTLELYNPCPDVLENVPSSNGYKPGFMVDLMAKDLGLAMQAAQQTNSATPMGALAKNLYNLMQNQGSGSEDFSAIFKLYSQKQ, from the coding sequence ATGGCAAAGATTGGATTTATAGGTTTAGGAAACATGGGCGGCCCGATGGCAGCCAATTTGGTAAAAGCCGGTCACCAGGTCACGGTATTTGATCTCAGTGCTGAGGCGCTAAAGCAACTTGAAGCGCACGGCGCTGTGGCTGCGAACAATGTGTCAGATGTCTGCGCAGGTGCAGACTTTGTGATCAGTATGCTGCCAGCCAGTAAACATGTTCGTATGATTTATACTGGCGAAGATGGGTTAATCAACTATCTTGAAAAGTCGACGCTGGTGATTGACTGCTCGACAATCGATGCAGAATCAGCGCAGTTTGTTGGGAATGCGCTGGCTGACGCAGGTATCGCGTTTGTTGATGCGCCTGTTTCTGGTGGTGTTGCAGGGGCTGCGGCAGGCACTTTAACCTTTATCGTGGGCGGCAGCGACGCTGATTTCAATAAAGCACAGACTGTCCTAAACGATATGGGTAAGAATATTTTCCATGCCGGGGCGGTGGGTGCAGGGCAGGTCGCTAAGATCTGTAATAATATGCTGCTATCAATACTCATGGCAGGCACCAGTGAAGCACTGCAAATGGGCGTTGACCACGGCCTTGATCCAAAAGTATTGAGTGAAATCATGCTCAATAGCTCGGGTCGCAACTGGACATTGGAGTTATATAACCCGTGTCCGGACGTATTAGAGAATGTGCCTTCTTCAAATGGGTACAAACCCGGTTTTATGGTTGATCTGATGGCCAAAGACTTAGGGTTGGCGATGCAGGCGGCACAGCAAACAAACTCGGCTACGCCGATGGGGGCACTGGCAAAAAATCTCTACAACCTGATGCAGAATCAGGGCAGTGGCAGTGAAGATTTTAGTGCTATTTTTAAACTCTATTCACAAAAGCAGTAA
- a CDS encoding enoyl-CoA hydratase/isomerase family protein, translating to MVELQLLNQADAPVVFELAHCNNGMKVAVATLNAPKALNALNLEMIRLLDPQLKAWAEDEQVAMVLLKGAGEKAFCAGGDVVSLYNAMAAEDGNNHLEVFFAEEYRLDYHIHNYDKPILLWGNGIIMGGGLGLMAGASHRVVTESSRIAMPEITIGLYPDVGGSYFLNKMPEGVGLFLGLTGASINATDAKFVGLADHYMDGERLDMLLHNLSEVNWGKTNVLNHEKLTQLLISLDEASHIPPRSEIKPLAESFAQLAEFDSLEAQVEHILALDSTENKWLSKAQKALKHGSPLSAVLIQAQLKRAEGLSLKDCFLRELAMSVRCGEVGEFREGVRALLIDKDGQPQWQFKTIADVDSKVIDSFFAPRWEESEHPLADL from the coding sequence ATGGTAGAATTACAGTTACTGAACCAGGCAGATGCCCCTGTGGTATTTGAGTTGGCGCACTGTAATAACGGCATGAAGGTGGCGGTTGCCACCCTCAATGCGCCAAAAGCACTCAATGCACTGAACCTGGAAATGATCCGCTTATTGGATCCACAGCTTAAGGCCTGGGCTGAAGATGAACAGGTCGCTATGGTCCTGCTCAAAGGCGCCGGCGAAAAAGCCTTTTGTGCCGGTGGCGATGTGGTTAGCCTTTACAATGCAATGGCTGCGGAAGATGGCAATAATCATCTGGAAGTTTTCTTTGCTGAGGAATATCGCCTCGATTACCACATCCACAATTATGATAAACCGATCCTGCTTTGGGGCAATGGCATCATCATGGGTGGCGGTCTTGGTTTGATGGCCGGTGCCAGCCACCGGGTGGTAACAGAATCATCCCGCATCGCGATGCCGGAAATCACCATTGGCTTGTATCCGGATGTTGGCGGTAGCTACTTCCTGAACAAGATGCCAGAGGGGGTTGGTTTATTCCTGGGTCTGACTGGTGCTTCCATTAATGCCACCGATGCGAAATTTGTTGGCCTGGCTGATCATTATATGGATGGTGAGCGTCTGGATATGCTGTTGCATAACCTCAGTGAAGTAAACTGGGGAAAAACCAACGTACTCAATCATGAAAAACTGACCCAGTTACTCATCTCCCTTGATGAAGCATCGCACATTCCACCGCGCAGTGAAATTAAGCCACTGGCTGAGTCTTTTGCTCAACTCGCTGAATTTGACTCCCTGGAAGCACAGGTTGAGCATATTCTGGCGCTCGACAGCACAGAGAACAAATGGCTAAGCAAAGCACAAAAAGCCCTCAAGCATGGCTCTCCTTTGAGTGCAGTGTTAATTCAGGCGCAGCTAAAGCGTGCCGAAGGCCTGTCACTGAAGGACTGCTTCTTGCGTGAACTGGCGATGTCGGTTCGCTGTGGTGAAGTGGGTGAGTTCCGTGAAGGTGTACGTGCACTGCTGATTGACAAAGACGGACAGCCTCAGTGGCAATTTAAGACCATTGCTGACGTAGACAGCAAAGTGATTGACAGCTTTTTTGCGCCACGCTGGGAAGAGAGTGAACATCCCCTGGCTGATCTATAA
- a CDS encoding enoyl-CoA hydratase produces the protein MSAQLKLEKQGHIAVVTMSNPPANTWTRDTLVGLKELVTELNADKNIYSLVITGEGEKFFSAGADLNVFADGDKGVAADMSRVFGEAFETLSDFRGVSIAAINGFAMGGGLEVALACDIRIAEAQAQMALPEAKVGLLPCAGGTQNLSWLVGEGWAKRMILCGERLKADKAQQIGLVEEVVEQGKALEAALELAKKVEDQSPVAVTACKALIQKGRTGTINSALPLERELFVTLFDTQDQKEGVNAFLEKRKANWVNG, from the coding sequence ATGTCAGCACAATTGAAACTCGAAAAACAAGGTCATATTGCGGTTGTGACTATGTCCAACCCACCAGCAAACACCTGGACTCGCGATACCTTGGTTGGTCTGAAGGAGCTGGTAACAGAGCTTAATGCCGATAAAAACATTTACTCTTTGGTGATCACAGGTGAAGGCGAAAAGTTCTTCTCTGCGGGCGCCGATCTAAATGTGTTTGCTGACGGCGACAAAGGCGTTGCGGCGGACATGTCGCGCGTATTTGGTGAAGCGTTCGAAACTCTGAGTGATTTCCGCGGTGTGTCTATTGCAGCCATTAATGGCTTTGCGATGGGCGGTGGTCTGGAAGTCGCGCTGGCCTGTGATATTCGTATTGCAGAAGCACAGGCGCAAATGGCACTGCCAGAGGCCAAAGTGGGCTTGCTGCCTTGCGCAGGTGGTACACAAAATCTGTCTTGGCTGGTCGGTGAAGGCTGGGCGAAGCGCATGATCTTATGTGGCGAGCGCCTCAAAGCCGACAAAGCTCAGCAGATTGGACTGGTAGAAGAAGTGGTTGAACAGGGCAAAGCGCTGGAAGCAGCCCTTGAGCTGGCTAAGAAAGTCGAAGATCAAAGCCCGGTGGCTGTGACAGCCTGTAAGGCCCTGATTCAAAAAGGGCGTACCGGCACCATCAACAGTGCATTGCCGCTTGAGCGTGAACTGTTCGTTACTTTGTTCGACACGCAAGACCAAAAAGAGGGCGTCAATGCCTTCTTGGAAAAACGTAAAGCAAACTGGGTGAATGGCTAA